In Plasmodium brasilianum strain Bolivian I chromosome 12, whole genome shotgun sequence, the genomic window TTCCTTTTCCATAAGTACAAACATAATAAAGAATGTAAGTAATTTGCTTGAGAGTACAAAAATAgaggataaaataaaaggtatTCGATTAGTATATGCTTCattacattataaatataggAATAACACAGATTATAAAAAGAACTTGTTAAATAGAGGTTGTGTTATGTTAAATACACAAGAGAAAAATGATGGAGATCAATTAGATACCGAAGGaaataatggtaataataataataatacgaATGAACAgcataataatgataataataatagtaataataattacaataattttttcccaAATAATTACCATAGTGACAATATAGGATTTTTTTCAAACAAAAATGATCCTAGGAAtggattaaataataatagtaataacaatgctaataatagcagtagtaacaatagtagtagtatgttaaataaattttcagtAAATAATCAGATAAATTTAAAGGTATTAAATTCTAtgatttttacaaattataaaagtatatcTAATGTGGACGAATATTTTGATTTGTTAGATAAATGCTTAACAAGGGAAAATGTTATTGATATTAATTTAAGTGACATATttgaaatgaaaataataaacatcaTTAAAGCGTTACTGTACAATTACATATTCCATAATGATGAAATTATTGTAGAGGCATTgacattattaattataatttttggtTGCTGTGGTTCAAACGAAAAAATCAAACAGGATGTAGTAGATGAATTATACACATGTGCTATATacatgttaaaaaatatctgTCAAAAATCCTGTGAAAAAGTGTACACACCTTTAATTGTACAACTTATCATAGCATTATTTAGAACTATACTAATATACGATatagcaaaattaaaaaatgatttgaTAGATAATAAAGGAATAGTAGAAGTGTTATTAAAAGCTGTAGAGAACATTCCTAATTTAAATGGAGTTCGTGTATGCTACACTTTGGTAGTATATggtttaaaaatgttttatgtTTCCACATGtcaaatatatgaaaaatcatttttaagAGAACTTGAGGTAATTACAAATTATTTATCTACttgtataaaaatgaatgacGAAcgagttttatttttaacaagtTCCACTTGTATAACTATTTGTGAAAATCAAATAGGAATTGATGTTTTACTCAAAACAGATATACTACATAATGCTGTAATATTATGCGAGTCGTCTAATCCTGATTTAGCCTTCGAAGCTTTATCAATTATATCGAAAATAGCCTATGCTGCTAATCATCAGCAAATTTGTATACTCATATCATGTAATGTTATAAAGGCTTTGAAAAAGATTTTGAATAATACCAGAATCAAACCAGGAGCTAGAGCAAGGGCATGTAATGCTTTAGGAAATATTGGTTGTGAAACTGCTTCAGAAGTAGagttgttaataaaaaatgatgtaTTTCCTTTATTAGTTGATATTTTTCAAACAGATAATGATTTTAATACCAAAATTGAAGCAGCTTATGCTGTTTGTGCATGTTTGTCAAAAGCTAACCAAAAACAGGTTGGTTATATTATTTCCTGTACGGCCACAACAAATAGATTAGGgcaaaatatatgtatgcaacTAATTGCAGACATGTTGGAATTAGTTAGTGAATCAGATCCAATGAATAATGGAAGTGTTAAATTGTGTAAAAGTATATTAAGAGGTCTGGAAAACATTTTAGATAAAGGGGATGATGAAACAAGGGATTTATCTCTTTGGGAAAATccttatgtatttatgtttaaaGAAGTTCAAGGAGACATTAAACTCTTACAAATGCAGTTTTTCCCAGAATATTATGTAGTTAACAAGACATACGATATTTTGGCGAAATATTTCTCTTTGACGTCAACATGGAACAACAGAAAATGATgcaaaattgtattttttggtgttattttattaatttttttattctttttttattttttatttgtagctattttttaccatttattCTTCActctgcatttttttttcattttttattccacACACTTCCtcacattaatatattccttttcaATTATCccattacattttattattgtttatgtatgtaaaacTTTGCATATAAGAACGTATATAACAATGATACAGTATTGCTTATATAACAATACATACTTTCATGTGTGTACACAAATGTTTGTTTATTCAAGGGGATTACTGAAAAATGTGCCAAgtgaaaagaatatatagaaCACTTATGTATAACAAATAGTCTATGAAGGAcagcatgtatatatatatatatatatatggaattacctttaattatttcaccatttttttaaattttttacaagttcatttttttggggtagttataataattaaagcTAACAAgcaaaatggaataaaataaaacgtcAACATAAATTAACAGCAGTTTCGTTAAAAAAACAGGAGGAGGGTGTTTATATATCTAAGCATTCATATTATAAGCGCTAAAGGAAATTCTCTTCgcgtttcattttttgtgaAAATTTCACTCTATTAATAAGCACTCTACTAAAAATGAGTTTATACTCAGATGAAACGTGAAAAGGAATAAACagcaaaataatttttcttcaaaaatggatcacctttttttttattccaacAGAATATTACGGTGCGCAATTTTTAGTGAATCATATGTTCATTCCATTTTTATACCGTTTTTATACCATTTTTATTCAACTTttactacatttttttaccatttttattcAACTTATACTCcatttttttaccatttttattcCACTTTTAAtccgtttttttttttttttttttctttatactAGATGTGCCGATTAGCACGCTTTAGTGATGCACATACTATTTTTGGAATATGAGTTCACACTCTTTTTTACATTTGCTTCTTCCtcttttgttcattttaattttattattttgttcctttttttttttttttttatggagGAAAACTTTCGCAAAACGTGTAGGTAATATTAAGAACATGTGTACATGcaaatatttctaataatttttaacttgATATGTACAAAATTTTCCTCCTGACGTTAAAGTAAAGGAAAAGTGAATATATTCCATTtcggaaaatataaaaataagagatTATGAaagatttttaaa contains:
- a CDS encoding hypothetical protein (conserved Plasmodium protein); the encoded protein is MDNSNFSNSSSVNMSYFLNNGNMNIDKNINNANMINNDGSGSNNCVPFVNNGQSQNNDSFSNINKNEASIDILVNQMESSFSISTNIIKNVSNLLESTKIEDKIKGIRLVYASLHYKYRNNTDYKKNLLNRGCVMLNTQEKNDGDQLDTEGNNGNNNNNTNEQHNNDNNNSNNNYNNFFPNNYHSDNIGFFSNKNDPRNGLNNNSNNNANNSSSNNSSSMLNKFSVNNQINLKVLNSMIFTNYKSISNVDEYFDLLDKCLTRENVIDINLSDIFEMKIINIIKALLYNYIFHNDEIIVEALTLLIIIFGCCGSNEKIKQDVVDELYTCAIYMLKNICQKSCEKVYTPLIVQLIIALFRTILIYDIAKLKNDLIDNKGIVEVLLKAVENIPNLNGVRVCYTLVVYGLKMFYVSTCQIYEKSFLRELEVITNYLSTCIKMNDERVLFLTSSTCITICENQIGIDVLLKTDILHNAVILCESSNPDLAFEALSIISKIAYAANHQQICILISCNVIKALKKILNNTRIKPGARARACNALGNIGCETASEVELLIKNDVFPLLVDIFQTDNDFNTKIEAAYAVCACLSKANQKQVGYIISCTATTNRLGQNICMQLIADMLELVSESDPMNNGSVKLCKSILRGLENILDKGDDETRDLSLWENPYVFMFKEVQGDIKLLQMQFFPEYYVVNKTYDILAKYFSLTSTWNNRK